One window from the genome of Pseudomonas fluorescens encodes:
- a CDS encoding paraquat-inducible protein A, whose product MRAIDAGILVCTECHELNRQDAEADKQTCTRCGALIHPRRPNSLMRTWALLITAAILYIPANMLPIMTINSLGQGAPSTIMAGVIELVHHGMIPIASVVFIASILVPTFKLVGIALLLFSVQRHQPMSARQRILMYRFIEFIGRWSMLDIFVIAILVAVVNFGRLASVEAGLGAIAFASVVILTMIAAVTFDPRLIWDNTESDNDHD is encoded by the coding sequence ATGCGGGCGATTGATGCCGGCATTCTGGTTTGTACGGAATGCCATGAATTGAATCGGCAGGACGCTGAGGCCGACAAACAAACCTGTACTCGCTGCGGCGCGCTGATCCATCCCCGTCGCCCGAACAGCTTGATGCGAACCTGGGCATTGTTGATCACGGCCGCGATTCTTTATATCCCGGCCAATATGCTGCCGATCATGACCATCAACTCACTGGGCCAGGGCGCCCCGAGCACCATCATGGCCGGCGTCATCGAGTTGGTTCACCACGGCATGATTCCTATCGCCTCCGTGGTGTTCATCGCCAGTATCCTTGTGCCGACCTTCAAGCTGGTGGGCATCGCTTTGTTATTGTTTTCCGTGCAGCGGCACCAGCCCATGTCGGCGCGGCAGCGCATTCTTATGTACCGTTTCATCGAGTTCATTGGTCGTTGGTCGATGCTGGATATATTCGTGATCGCCATTCTGGTGGCGGTGGTGAATTTTGGGCGGCTCGCCAGTGTCGAAGCCGGTCTCGGCGCGATTGCTTTCGCCAGCGTAGTGATTTTGACAATGATTGCCGCAGTAACCTTCGATCCCCGACTGATTTGGGATAACACGGAGTCGGATAACGACCATGACTGA
- a CDS encoding PqiB family protein, giving the protein MTDLPTAKTRPASNWSAIWVLPLIALIIGGWLGWRAYTETGIEITVRFESGEGIQVNKTEVVYKGMTVGKVTALTLDDEGSSKGVVATVEMNKDVDQYLKTGTRFWLVKPSVSLAGITGLETLVSGNYVAINPGEGESTRKFKALAEEPPLSDAKPGLHLTLKADRLGSLNRGSPVFYKQIQVGQVKSYLLSEDQSKVEVKVFIEPTYASLVRKHTRFWNASGISIDANLSGVKVRSESLASIVAGGIAFATPESRKDSPPTDPSLPFRLYEDFDAAAAGIRVKVKLSDFEGLQAGRTPVMYKGIQVGSLKNLKVDPDLASATAELTLDPLAEDYLVTGTQFWVVKPSISLAGITGLEALVKGNYIAIRPGDKGGAPQREFEARAKAPPLDLRSPGLHLVLLTENLGSLEVGSPILYKQVKVGSVQSYQFSRKKKQLIIGVHIEKEYEGLVNGSTRFWNASGITLTGGLTGGIQVKSESLQSLMAGGISFETPEPNVPLKRRVPRFRLFEDREAAQQRGTVVTIKVDRADGLRNGTPIRFKGLDVGKIEEVDLSADMQSVLLTARITEVPERIARVGSQFWVVKPELGLMKTSNLETLVTGQYIEVQPSAKNLGPQKSFVALANPPESAIPEAGLSLVLSAARRGSLKIGVPVTYREITVGKVTGYELGQTADRVLIHILIEPKYAPLVRSGTRFWNSSGFGLDFGLFKGATVRTESLETLIQGGIAFATPDGERMGNPARAEQTFPLFDKFEDEWLTWAPKISLGK; this is encoded by the coding sequence ATGACTGATTTGCCTACCGCTAAAACCCGACCGGCCTCGAACTGGTCAGCCATCTGGGTCTTGCCGCTGATCGCATTGATCATCGGCGGCTGGCTCGGCTGGCGGGCTTATACCGAGACCGGAATCGAGATCACTGTGCGCTTTGAGAGTGGTGAAGGCATCCAGGTCAACAAAACCGAAGTCGTCTACAAAGGGATGACGGTCGGTAAGGTGACGGCGCTCACACTCGATGACGAAGGCAGTTCCAAGGGCGTGGTCGCGACGGTCGAGATGAACAAGGACGTCGATCAGTATCTCAAGACCGGCACACGTTTCTGGCTGGTCAAGCCGAGCGTGAGCCTGGCTGGGATCACCGGTTTGGAAACCCTGGTGTCGGGTAACTATGTGGCGATCAACCCGGGTGAGGGGGAGTCGACCCGTAAATTCAAGGCCCTGGCCGAAGAGCCGCCGCTGTCGGACGCCAAACCGGGTTTGCACCTGACCCTCAAGGCTGACCGACTGGGTTCGCTGAACCGCGGCAGCCCGGTGTTCTACAAACAGATCCAGGTCGGCCAGGTGAAAAGTTACCTGCTGTCCGAGGATCAGAGCAAAGTCGAGGTCAAAGTCTTCATCGAGCCGACCTATGCCAGCCTGGTTCGTAAACACACGCGTTTCTGGAATGCCAGCGGCATCAGCATCGATGCCAACCTGTCGGGTGTGAAAGTGCGCAGCGAGTCCCTGGCCAGCATCGTGGCCGGCGGTATTGCATTCGCCACACCGGAAAGCCGCAAGGACAGTCCTCCAACGGATCCGAGCCTGCCGTTTCGTCTCTACGAAGACTTTGATGCGGCCGCTGCGGGAATCCGGGTGAAAGTCAAACTCAGCGACTTCGAGGGATTGCAGGCCGGGCGTACGCCGGTGATGTACAAAGGCATCCAGGTCGGCAGCCTGAAGAACCTCAAGGTCGATCCGGACCTGGCCAGCGCGACGGCTGAATTGACCCTGGACCCCTTGGCCGAAGATTACCTAGTCACCGGCACACAGTTCTGGGTCGTCAAGCCATCGATCTCCCTGGCAGGTATCACCGGCCTGGAAGCGTTGGTCAAGGGTAACTACATTGCCATACGTCCAGGCGATAAGGGCGGTGCGCCGCAACGGGAGTTCGAAGCCAGGGCGAAGGCACCGCCACTGGACTTGCGCTCGCCGGGGCTGCACCTGGTCTTGCTGACCGAAAACCTCGGATCGCTGGAGGTCGGCAGTCCGATTCTCTATAAGCAGGTCAAGGTCGGCTCGGTGCAGAGCTATCAGTTCTCCCGCAAGAAAAAGCAATTGATCATCGGTGTGCACATCGAGAAGGAATATGAAGGGCTGGTCAACGGTTCGACGCGATTCTGGAACGCCAGTGGCATTACCCTCACCGGTGGTTTGACAGGCGGGATCCAGGTCAAGAGTGAGTCCTTGCAAAGCCTGATGGCCGGTGGCATTTCCTTCGAGACGCCAGAACCCAATGTGCCGTTGAAAAGGCGCGTTCCACGGTTCCGTCTGTTTGAAGACCGCGAAGCCGCACAGCAGAGGGGCACGGTCGTGACGATCAAGGTCGACCGCGCCGATGGCTTGCGCAACGGTACGCCGATCCGTTTCAAAGGGCTGGATGTGGGCAAGATCGAAGAGGTCGATCTCAGCGCCGACATGCAATCGGTGTTGCTCACTGCGCGTATCACCGAAGTGCCGGAGCGTATCGCCCGGGTCGGGTCTCAGTTCTGGGTGGTCAAGCCTGAGTTGGGGTTGATGAAGACCTCCAACCTGGAGACGCTGGTCACAGGCCAATACATTGAAGTGCAGCCTTCGGCGAAAAACCTCGGGCCACAAAAAAGCTTCGTGGCCTTGGCCAACCCACCGGAAAGCGCTATACCCGAAGCGGGTCTGAGCCTGGTGCTGAGTGCGGCCCGCCGTGGTTCGTTGAAGATCGGCGTGCCGGTCACCTATCGTGAGATCACGGTGGGCAAGGTCACCGGTTATGAACTGGGCCAGACGGCGGACCGGGTGTTGATCCATATCCTGATCGAGCCCAAATATGCGCCACTGGTGCGCAGCGGCACACGCTTCTGGAACAGCAGTGGCTTCGGTTTGGACTTCGGTCTGTTCAAGGGTGCGACGGTGCGAACCGAGTCGCTTGAAACGCTGATCCAGGGCGGTATCGCGTTCGCAACGCCGGACGGTGAACGTATGGGCAATCCGGCCCGAGCGGAGCAGACCTTCCCGTTGTTCGATAAGTTTGAAGACGAATGGCTGACCTGGGCGCCGAAGATCAGTCTTGGCAAGTAG